One part of the Prionailurus bengalensis isolate Pbe53 chromosome B2, Fcat_Pben_1.1_paternal_pri, whole genome shotgun sequence genome encodes these proteins:
- the EDN1 gene encoding endothelin-1: protein MDYFPVLFSLLFVAFQGAPEAAVLGAELSTGLDSGGEKPAPSAPWRPRRSKRCSCSSLLDKECVYFCHLDIIWVNTPEHIVPYGLGSPSRSKRSLKDLFATKATDHRNRCQCASQKDKKCWTFCQVGKELRGQDSMEKGWDDQKKGKDCSELGEKCTHHQLVAGRKIRRLDAIRNSIKTAFRVAKLKAEIYREKKVTHNRTH, encoded by the exons ATGGATTATTTCCCCgtgcttttctctctgctgttTGTGGCTTTCCAAGGAGCTCCAGAAGCAG CGGTCTTGGGCGCGGAGCTCAGCACTGGCCTGGACAGCGGAGGGGAGAAGCCGGCTCCCAGTGCGCCCTGGCGGCCCCGACGGTCCAAGCGCTGCTCCTGCTCTTCCCTGTTGGATAAGGAGTGTGTCTACTTCTGCCACCTGGACATCATCTGGGTCAACACTCCCGA GCACATCGTCCCGTATGGACTTGGAAGCCCTTCTAGGTCTAAGCGATCCTTAAAGGACTTATTTGCCACGAAGGCGACAGACCACAGGAACAGATGTCAGTGTGCCAGCCAGAAAGACAAGAAGTGCTGGACTTTTTGCCAAGTGGGAAAAGAGCTCAG GGGTCAAGACAGTATGGAGAAGGGCTGGGATGaccagaagaagggaaaagactGTTCTGAGCTTGGAGAAAAGTGTACTCATCACCAGCTGGTGgcgggaagaaaaataagaag GTTGGACGCCATCAGGAACAGCATCAAAACAGCTTTCCGTGTTGCAAAGCTGAAAGCGGAGATCtacagagagaagaaagtgaCCCACAACCGAACGCACTGA